The Epinephelus lanceolatus isolate andai-2023 chromosome 11, ASM4190304v1, whole genome shotgun sequence genome window below encodes:
- the LOC117262627 gene encoding dicarboxylate carrier UCP2-like, with protein sequence MVGMKPKDVVPSATVKFFGAGTAACIADLVTFPLDTAKVRLQIQGESQKVEGVREMKYRGVFGTITTMVRTEGPRSLYSGLVAGLQRQMSFASVRIGLYDSMKQFYTRGTESAGVVTRLMAGCTTGAMAVAFAQPTDVVKVRFQAQVRLADGGRRYNSTLDAYKTIARDEGMRGLWKGCMPNITRNAIVNCAELVTYDIIKELILKYDLMTDNLPCHFTAAFGAGFCTTVVASPVDVVKTRFMNSTEGQYRSAINCALTMMRKEGPTAFYKGFMPSFLRLGSWNIVMFVTYEQIKRGMTRTQQYWESPF encoded by the exons ATGGTTGGCATGAAACCCAAAGACGTGGTGCCCTCTGCGACAGTTAAGTTCTTCGGAGCAGGCACGGCGGCCTGCATTGCTGACCTTGTCACCTTTCCACTGGATACCGCCAAAGTCAGACTACAA ATTCAGGGAGAGTCTCAGAAAGTTGAAGGGGTCAGAGAAATGAAGTATCGTGGGGTGTTCGGCACCATCACCACCATGGTGCGCACAGAGGGGCCCAGGAGTCTGTACAGCGGACTGGTGGCAGGACTCCAGAGGCAGATGAGCTTTGCCTCTGTCCGAATTGGCCTCTATGACTCCATGAAGCAATTCTACACTCGGGGCACTGAGA GTGCTGGGGTTGTTACTCGGCTCATGGCGGGCTGCACCACTGGAGCCATGGCTGTGGCTTTTGCACAACCAACAGATGTGGTGAAGGTGCGTTTCCAAGCCCAGGTACGACTGGCTGATGGTGGGAGGAGATACAACAGCACCCTAGATGCCTACAAGACAATTGCCAGGGATGAGGGAATGCGAGGCCTCTGGAAAG GTTGTATGCCCAACATCACCCGTAATGCCATTGTAAACTGTGCAGAGCTGGTGACCTATGACATAATCAAAGAACTCATCCTCAAGTATGACCTAATGACAG ACAACCTACCGTGCCACTTCACTGCTGCCTTTGGTGCAGGCTTCTGCACAACAGTAGTGGCTTCCCCCGTGGACGTAGTCAAAACACGGTTCATGAATTCGACAGAGGGCCAGTACAGGAGCGCTATCAACTGTGCTCTCACCATGATGAGAAAGGAAGGACCCACAGCCTTCTataaagg GTTCATGCCTTCTTTCCTGCGACTGGGGTCATGGAACATTGTGATGTTTGTGACGTATGAACAAATTAAAAGAGGTATGACCAGAACACAACAGTACTGGGAGTCACCGTTTTGA